In Apium graveolens cultivar Ventura chromosome 10, ASM990537v1, whole genome shotgun sequence, the following are encoded in one genomic region:
- the LOC141692458 gene encoding serine/arginine-rich splicing factor SR34A-like isoform X1, translated as MSSRFSRTIYVGNLPLDIRESEVDDLFYKYGRIVDIELKIPSHPPCFCFVEFDDPRDADDAIRGRDGYNFDGCRLRVELAHGGRRASSSSSDRRGGYAGGSFGGGRGRPTISRHSEFRVIVRGLPSSASWQDLKDQMRKAGDVSFAEVFRDRDGAYGLVDYTNYEDMKYAIKKLDDTEFKNPWTKTYIRVRKFERSPSRSRSRSRSRSRSRSLERDRSKSRERSVSRSPSKSRSESPVKSSRPKSRSMSASPKQDLHGAKSLV; from the exons ATGAGTAGCCGATTTTCTCGCACTATCTATGTTGGGAATCTCCCATTGGACATAAGAGAATCTGAAGTTGATGATCTATTTTACAAG TACGGGCGTATAGTTGATATTGAACTGAAGATTCCATCTCATCCTCCTTGCTTTTGTTTTGTGGAG TTTGATGATCCTCGGGATGCTGATGATGCAATCAGGGGTCGAGATGGCTATAATTTTGATGGTTGTAGATTGAGG GTTGAACTCGCTCATGGCGGTAGAAGGGCATCTTCATCTTCAAGTGATCGTCGTGGTGGTTATGCTGGTGGTAGTTTTGGGGGTGGTAGGGGACGTCCCACCATTTCGCGCCACTCTGAGTTTCGCG TTATTGTTCGTGGTCTTCCATCATCAGCTTCCTGGCAAGATTTGAAG GATCAGATGCGGAAGGCTGGTGATGTGTCCTTCGCTGAAGTTTTTCGTGACAGAGACG GTGCCTATGGTCTGGTTGATTATACGAATTATGAAGACATGAAATATGCT ATTAAGAAACTTGATGATACCGAGTTCAAAAATCCATGGACAAAAACTTATATCCGG GTTAGGAAGTTTGAGCGCAGTCCATCAAGGAGCCGAAGCCGGAGCCGAAGCCGGAGTAGGAGTAGAAGCTTAGAAAGGGACAGGAG CAAATCTCGGGAACGGTCTGTGTCCAGGTCACCATCAAAGTCTCGATCAGAATCTCCTGTCAAATCATCCAG GCCTAAATCCAGATCCATGTCTGCATCCCCAAAACAG GATCTTCATGGAGCGAAATCCTTGGTTTAA
- the LOC141692458 gene encoding serine/arginine-rich splicing factor SR34A-like isoform X2, translating into MSSRFSRTIYVGNLPLDIRESEVDDLFYKYGRIVDIELKIPSHPPCFCFVEFDDPRDADDAIRGRDGYNFDGCRLRVELAHGGRRASSSSSDRRGGYAGGSFGGGRGRPTISRHSEFRVIVRGLPSSASWQDLKDQMRKAGDVSFAEVFRDRDGAYGLVDYTNYEDMKYAIKKLDDTEFKNPWTKTYIRVRKFERSPSRSRSRSRSRSRSRSLERDRSKSRERSVSRSPSKSRSESPVKSSRPKSRSMSASPKQE; encoded by the exons ATGAGTAGCCGATTTTCTCGCACTATCTATGTTGGGAATCTCCCATTGGACATAAGAGAATCTGAAGTTGATGATCTATTTTACAAG TACGGGCGTATAGTTGATATTGAACTGAAGATTCCATCTCATCCTCCTTGCTTTTGTTTTGTGGAG TTTGATGATCCTCGGGATGCTGATGATGCAATCAGGGGTCGAGATGGCTATAATTTTGATGGTTGTAGATTGAGG GTTGAACTCGCTCATGGCGGTAGAAGGGCATCTTCATCTTCAAGTGATCGTCGTGGTGGTTATGCTGGTGGTAGTTTTGGGGGTGGTAGGGGACGTCCCACCATTTCGCGCCACTCTGAGTTTCGCG TTATTGTTCGTGGTCTTCCATCATCAGCTTCCTGGCAAGATTTGAAG GATCAGATGCGGAAGGCTGGTGATGTGTCCTTCGCTGAAGTTTTTCGTGACAGAGACG GTGCCTATGGTCTGGTTGATTATACGAATTATGAAGACATGAAATATGCT ATTAAGAAACTTGATGATACCGAGTTCAAAAATCCATGGACAAAAACTTATATCCGG GTTAGGAAGTTTGAGCGCAGTCCATCAAGGAGCCGAAGCCGGAGCCGAAGCCGGAGTAGGAGTAGAAGCTTAGAAAGGGACAGGAG CAAATCTCGGGAACGGTCTGTGTCCAGGTCACCATCAAAGTCTCGATCAGAATCTCCTGTCAAATCATCCAG GCCTAAATCCAGATCCATGTCTGCATCCCCAAAACAG GAGTGA